A section of the Clostridium omnivorum genome encodes:
- the fusA gene encoding elongation factor G — translation MKEYKTRNLRNVGIVGHSGAGKTTLTEAILYYTKTIDRFGKVEEGTTISDYDAEERKRKISISTSVVNCEWDNTKINLVDTPGYFDFVGEMIQGLRATDMALITVCSVSGIQVGTEKAWNYVNKSKMPRAFFINKLDRENSNFEKVLAQLKDRFGISVVPIQYPIGSEDNFKGVVNVISRRARIFNPKTHAMEESDVPADLIDKVDECKNMIMEAVAETDEVLLEKYFSEGLLSDEEIYHGLINGSAKGEIAPVMCGSAYLGIGTETLIEDIIECFPSPENMEPVRAKDVKNDKETLVKIDESSPFSAFVFKTIADPFVGKMSLFRVMTGKAKPDSVVYNTNKEKQEKVGTMYFLRGKNQIPANEIIAGDIGAVAKLQFTATGDTLCEMAAPIAFEEISFPSPSMSLSVLPKSKGDEDKISSGLAKLLEEDPTFKISRDIENAETIVSGVGETHLDIIASKLKNKFGADVLLSIPKVPYRETIKKISDVQGKHKKQSGGHGQYGDVKIKFEPRFDGDELEFVDQVVGGVVPRQYIPAVEKGLKECITKGVLAGYPVIRLRATLHDGSYHPVDSSEMAFKVAASLAYKKGLQTAEPILLEPIMHLEVLVPEDYMGDIIGDINKKRGRVLGMEPEGEYQKIIAEVPQAELHKYATDLRSMTQARGSFVMKFDRYEEVPSNEAAKIIELRKKENVEEE, via the coding sequence ATGAAAGAGTACAAAACCAGAAATCTGAGAAATGTAGGTATAGTAGGTCACAGTGGTGCAGGAAAGACTACATTAACTGAAGCTATACTATACTATACAAAAACTATAGACAGATTTGGTAAGGTTGAGGAAGGAACTACAATTAGTGATTACGATGCCGAGGAAAGAAAGAGAAAAATTTCCATATCTACATCAGTAGTAAATTGTGAATGGGATAATACTAAAATAAATTTAGTTGATACTCCGGGTTATTTTGATTTTGTAGGGGAAATGATACAGGGATTAAGAGCTACAGATATGGCATTAATAACTGTTTGTTCAGTTTCAGGTATTCAAGTTGGAACTGAAAAGGCATGGAATTATGTCAATAAATCAAAAATGCCAAGAGCATTTTTTATAAATAAGCTAGATAGAGAGAATAGCAATTTTGAAAAGGTACTCGCACAATTAAAAGATAGATTCGGAATATCAGTTGTACCAATTCAATATCCAATAGGAAGCGAAGATAATTTTAAGGGCGTTGTAAATGTAATATCTAGAAGAGCAAGAATTTTTAATCCAAAGACACATGCTATGGAAGAGTCTGATGTACCAGCAGATTTAATAGATAAAGTTGATGAGTGCAAAAATATGATAATGGAAGCTGTAGCTGAAACGGATGAGGTTTTATTAGAGAAGTACTTTAGCGAAGGCTTATTAAGTGATGAAGAAATTTATCACGGACTTATCAATGGATCTGCAAAAGGTGAAATAGCTCCTGTTATGTGTGGTTCTGCATATTTAGGAATTGGTACTGAAACTTTAATTGAAGATATAATAGAATGTTTCCCATCTCCAGAGAACATGGAGCCAGTTAGAGCTAAAGATGTAAAGAATGATAAGGAGACTTTAGTAAAGATTGATGAAAGTTCTCCATTTTCTGCCTTTGTATTTAAGACAATTGCAGACCCATTTGTAGGTAAAATGTCTTTATTTAGAGTTATGACAGGAAAGGCAAAGCCTGATTCTGTTGTTTATAATACTAATAAGGAAAAACAAGAGAAAGTAGGAACAATGTATTTCCTTAGAGGAAAGAATCAAATTCCAGCAAATGAAATTATTGCAGGGGATATTGGAGCAGTTGCTAAATTACAATTTACCGCTACTGGAGATACACTTTGTGAAATGGCAGCACCTATTGCATTTGAAGAAATAAGTTTTCCATCACCTTCAATGTCATTGTCTGTGCTTCCAAAGTCAAAGGGAGATGAGGACAAAATTTCTTCTGGTTTGGCAAAACTTTTAGAAGAAGACCCAACTTTTAAAATATCAAGAGATATAGAGAATGCTGAGACTATAGTTTCAGGGGTAGGAGAGACACACCTTGATATCATAGCAAGTAAGTTGAAAAATAAATTTGGTGCTGATGTTCTATTATCAATACCAAAAGTACCATATAGAGAAACTATTAAAAAGATTTCTGATGTTCAAGGAAAGCATAAGAAGCAATCAGGTGGACACGGTCAATATGGAGACGTTAAAATTAAATTTGAACCTAGATTCGATGGAGATGAGCTAGAATTTGTAGATCAGGTAGTTGGTGGAGTTGTTCCAAGACAATACATACCAGCTGTTGAAAAAGGTTTAAAGGAGTGCATTACTAAAGGAGTGTTAGCTGGATATCCTGTTATAAGACTTAGAGCAACTCTTCATGATGGTTCTTACCATCCTGTTGATTCATCAGAAATGGCATTTAAAGTAGCTGCTTCTTTGGCATATAAGAAGGGACTTCAGACCGCTGAACCAATCTTACTAGAGCCAATTATGCATCTTGAGGTATTGGTGCCTGAGGATTACATGGGTGATATAATAGGTGACATAAATAAAAAGAGAGGTAGAGTCCTTGGAATGGAACCAGAAGGAGAATATCAAAAGATTATTGCAGAAGTTCCTCAAGCTGAATTGCATAAGTATGCTACAGATTTGAGATCAATGACACAAGCAAGAGGAAGCTTTGTAATGAAATTTGACAGATATGAAGAGGTTCCATCTAATGAAGCAGCTAAGATAATTGAACTGAGAAAGAAAGAGAATGTTGAAGAAGAATAA
- a CDS encoding ROK family protein, which translates to MEKRYVVGIDLGGTKICGALADLDGNILSQCTIPTNAFEGEAAVLNRIIEVIETVMKEAGKYQDVIKAIGIGSPGPLDAKKGVIITTPNLPFNNFNLITPIKDRFNIPTYLDNDANVAAIGEFMLGAGKGTENMVYVTVSTGVGGGAILNGRVYRGNTSNALEIGHTTVLPDGPRCNCGNYGCVEALASGTAIGRQGKEAVAQGLETSLKSYENITSYEVFKEAEKGDKVAKDILERSLTFLGIGIANIITSFDPEMVIIGGGVSQAGDIVFDKVREVVNKRCFKAMADGCRILPAALGTKAGVMGAVALALLESK; encoded by the coding sequence ATGGAAAAAAGATATGTAGTTGGAATTGACCTAGGCGGAACAAAAATATGTGGGGCTTTAGCTGATTTAGATGGTAATATTTTAAGCCAGTGCACAATACCTACAAATGCTTTTGAAGGTGAAGCGGCTGTTTTAAATAGAATAATTGAAGTTATTGAAACAGTTATGAAGGAAGCTGGAAAATACCAAGATGTTATCAAAGCAATCGGAATAGGTTCACCAGGACCATTAGATGCTAAGAAGGGTGTAATAATAACAACGCCTAATTTACCATTTAACAACTTTAACTTGATTACACCAATTAAGGATAGATTTAATATTCCTACATATTTAGATAATGATGCAAACGTTGCCGCTATTGGTGAATTTATGCTAGGTGCAGGAAAAGGAACTGAAAACATGGTTTATGTAACAGTAAGCACAGGAGTAGGTGGTGGTGCTATATTGAATGGAAGAGTTTATAGGGGTAATACCTCTAATGCTCTTGAAATAGGACATACAACTGTACTGCCTGATGGTCCAAGGTGTAACTGTGGAAATTATGGATGTGTTGAAGCATTAGCTTCAGGGACTGCAATAGGAAGACAAGGAAAAGAAGCAGTAGCTCAGGGGCTTGAAACTTCTTTGAAAAGTTATGAAAATATTACATCCTATGAAGTATTCAAAGAAGCAGAAAAAGGTGATAAGGTAGCAAAAGACATATTGGAAAGAAGCTTAACATTTTTAGGAATTGGGATTGCTAACATTATTACAAGTTTTGATCCTGAGATGGTTATAATTGGCGGTGGAGTTTCACAAGCAGGAGACATAGTTTTTGATAAGGTAAGAGAAGTAGTAAATAAGAGATGTTTTAAAGCAATGGCTGATGGGTGCAGAATATTGCCAGCGGCACTTGGAACAAAAGCGGGTGTAATGGGAGCTGTAGCTTTAGCACTATTAGAAAGTAAATAG
- a CDS encoding OPT family oligopeptide transporter has protein sequence MTEKKGLSHTAYGGINGDDYTPYVSASEAMPELTLVSIVIGCLFAAVFAAANTYLALKVGMTIAAGIPAAILGTGILKLAFRRNNILEANMISAIAAMGESLAGGIVFTLPAIIIWGMKLSFTTIVIVTLLGGLVGILFVVPLRRYLIVEEHGKLAFPESMAASEVLVTGSTGGSGFKTVLTGIFGGAVYKFLSGGLLIWAEEPEWSINLTQGGKPIYQTFFGLDAMASLAGVGFIVGIEASLYMFAGALVATFGLIPLISYVGAGLTTPLFPATEPIAKMTAGAIRGNYIRYIGAGAVAAGGFISLAKSLPTIIKSFKAAMSGIGGKSESTKRTELDVPMTWVIGAAVLVFVLSWLLPMIKVGVVGAILAVLFSFFFAVVSARICGIIGASNNPVSGMTIATLLFITSVLKATGMTGNTGMVAALIAGAIVCVAVAVAGGSGQALKTSYIIGGTPRKVEIGMYLGVLIGSLAAAAAMLLLIQTYGIGGERGIAAPQATLMSMVVKGVMTGELPWSLVLVGMTFGVMIELMGLPVLPVALGIYLPIHLSAGILVGGIVRVLVDKKFKNNDSVLKEKTEKGILLSSGLVAGDALMGIIVALLAALKLSDAVAIGPKFMPSISGSNWIALLVYVLLAYWIYRFTVKEDKAI, from the coding sequence ATGACTGAAAAGAAAGGCCTATCACATACTGCCTATGGAGGAATAAACGGCGATGACTATACTCCATATGTATCAGCAAGTGAAGCAATGCCAGAACTTACTTTGGTATCAATAGTAATAGGATGCTTGTTTGCTGCTGTTTTTGCTGCTGCAAATACATATTTAGCTCTCAAGGTAGGTATGACTATCGCAGCTGGAATACCAGCAGCTATACTTGGTACAGGTATTTTAAAGCTTGCATTTAGAAGAAACAATATTCTAGAAGCTAACATGATTTCTGCTATAGCAGCAATGGGAGAATCTTTAGCAGGTGGTATAGTGTTTACGCTTCCAGCAATAATTATATGGGGAATGAAATTAAGCTTTACTACAATTGTTATTGTTACACTTTTAGGGGGACTAGTAGGTATTTTATTTGTTGTTCCACTAAGAAGATATCTTATAGTTGAAGAACACGGAAAACTTGCTTTTCCAGAGAGTATGGCTGCTTCTGAAGTTTTAGTTACAGGAAGTACGGGAGGAAGCGGATTCAAGACAGTACTAACTGGTATATTCGGAGGAGCAGTATACAAGTTCCTATCAGGTGGATTATTAATTTGGGCTGAAGAGCCAGAATGGTCTATAAATCTAACTCAAGGTGGCAAGCCGATATATCAAACCTTCTTTGGCCTAGATGCAATGGCATCTCTAGCTGGAGTAGGATTTATTGTTGGTATTGAAGCATCGCTTTACATGTTTGCTGGTGCTTTAGTTGCTACATTTGGTCTAATACCATTAATATCATATGTAGGTGCTGGATTAACAACGCCATTATTTCCAGCAACAGAGCCTATAGCAAAAATGACTGCAGGAGCTATTAGAGGAAATTATATAAGATATATAGGTGCTGGTGCTGTTGCAGCAGGAGGATTTATAAGTCTTGCAAAATCTCTTCCAACAATAATAAAATCCTTTAAGGCTGCAATGTCAGGTATTGGTGGAAAGAGTGAATCTACTAAGAGAACTGAACTAGATGTACCTATGACTTGGGTAATAGGAGCTGCAGTGCTTGTATTCGTTTTATCATGGCTATTACCTATGATTAAGGTAGGAGTTGTTGGTGCCATATTAGCAGTATTATTCTCCTTCTTCTTTGCAGTTGTTTCTGCTAGAATATGTGGAATAATTGGTGCATCAAACAACCCTGTTTCAGGTATGACAATTGCAACATTATTATTCATTACTTCAGTTTTAAAAGCTACAGGAATGACAGGTAATACTGGAATGGTAGCTGCTCTAATAGCAGGTGCAATAGTTTGCGTAGCCGTAGCTGTAGCAGGTGGATCAGGTCAGGCACTAAAGACTTCATATATTATTGGAGGTACTCCAAGAAAAGTAGAAATTGGAATGTATCTAGGAGTATTAATTGGTTCTCTAGCAGCAGCTGCAGCAATGCTTCTTCTTATCCAAACTTATGGAATAGGTGGAGAAAGAGGTATAGCTGCACCTCAAGCAACCTTAATGTCAATGGTTGTTAAGGGGGTTATGACTGGTGAACTTCCATGGTCTCTAGTACTTGTAGGTATGACTTTTGGTGTAATGATAGAACTTATGGGACTTCCGGTTTTACCAGTTGCACTTGGTATATATCTACCAATCCACTTAAGTGCTGGTATACTTGTAGGTGGTATTGTAAGGGTATTAGTTGATAAGAAGTTCAAGAACAATGACAGCGTATTAAAAGAGAAGACAGAAAAAGGAATACTTCTATCATCAGGACTTGTTGCCGGTGATGCTTTAATGGGTATTATAGTAGCATTACTTGCTGCTCTTAAGTTATCAGATGCTGTAGCAATAGGACCTAAATTTATGCCAAGTATATCCGGAAGTAATTGGATAGCACTATTGGTTTATGTATTGCTTGCTTACTGGATTTATAGATTTACTGTGAAAGAAGATAAAGCCATTTAA